In Longimicrobium sp., one DNA window encodes the following:
- a CDS encoding HAMP domain-containing sensor histidine kinase: MPLPRFPRRHLPTAFGLLAALVLAWYLVYSQILVREMRREAAVHSRIVATLYTGLTDPAKNPNETLLELSGEVVSLDFPIILTDNEGYPVTALNLGYEPDLGDSADVVRVLEHARRLAQGHPPVTEPGLGTLYYGDAPTVRRLRVIPWLQVGAMVCLLVAAAWMVRHNFRTERERIWAAMARESAHQMATPLSSLAGWVEILRLPEEEREDMASLPAVAAEMEADLDRLEKVARRFEWIGRPVQTEAVEVRPLLRVLERYVRVRLPQLRRSVELRVDVADGTPPALGNAILLEWALENLIKNALDALAGSGGTITVEAQAQSDRRVEVRVVDDGPGVAPAVRKTLFDPGVSTKKGGWGVGLSLARRIVEDVHGGRLYLAPTEKGATFVMVLPAAPQPDSDPRSLRRPFRFRPQPQEAGADGGAADGASAGGPLPGA; this comes from the coding sequence GTGCCCTTGCCGCGCTTCCCCCGCCGCCACCTCCCCACGGCCTTCGGGCTGCTGGCGGCGCTGGTGCTGGCCTGGTACCTGGTGTACAGCCAGATCCTGGTGCGCGAGATGCGGCGCGAGGCGGCGGTGCACTCGCGGATCGTGGCCACGCTGTACACGGGCCTCACCGACCCGGCCAAGAACCCGAACGAGACGCTCCTGGAGCTCTCGGGCGAGGTGGTGAGCCTGGACTTCCCGATCATCCTCACCGACAACGAGGGGTACCCGGTCACGGCGCTGAACCTGGGGTACGAGCCGGACCTGGGCGACTCGGCCGACGTGGTGCGGGTGCTGGAGCACGCCCGCCGGCTGGCCCAGGGGCACCCGCCGGTCACCGAGCCGGGGCTGGGGACGCTCTACTACGGCGACGCCCCCACGGTGCGCCGGCTGCGGGTGATCCCCTGGCTGCAGGTGGGGGCGATGGTGTGCCTGCTGGTGGCGGCCGCCTGGATGGTGCGCCACAACTTCCGCACCGAGCGCGAGCGGATCTGGGCGGCGATGGCGCGCGAGTCGGCGCACCAGATGGCCACGCCGCTCTCGTCGCTGGCCGGGTGGGTGGAGATCCTGCGGCTGCCGGAGGAGGAGCGCGAGGACATGGCGAGCCTCCCCGCGGTGGCGGCGGAGATGGAGGCGGACCTGGACCGGCTGGAGAAGGTGGCGCGGCGCTTCGAGTGGATCGGCCGGCCGGTGCAGACGGAGGCCGTGGAGGTGCGGCCGCTGCTCAGGGTGCTGGAGCGCTACGTGCGGGTGCGCCTGCCGCAGCTCCGCCGCAGCGTGGAGCTGCGGGTGGACGTGGCCGACGGGACGCCGCCGGCGCTGGGGAACGCCATCCTGCTGGAGTGGGCGCTGGAGAACCTGATCAAGAACGCGCTGGACGCGCTGGCGGGATCGGGGGGCACCATCACCGTGGAGGCGCAGGCGCAGTCGGACCGGCGCGTGGAGGTGCGGGTGGTGGACGACGGGCCGGGGGTGGCGCCGGCGGTGCGCAAGACGCTCTTCGACCCCGGGGTGAGCACCAAGAAGGGGGGGTGGGGGGTAGGGCTCTCGCTGGCGCGGCGGATCGTGGAGGACGTGCACGGGGGGCGGCTGTACCTGGCGCCGACGGAGAAGGGCGCCACCTTCGTGATGGTGCTCCCCGCCGCGCCGCAGCCGGACAGCGATCCACGCTCGCTGCGCCGGCCGTTCCGCTTCCGCCCGCAGCCGCAGGAGGCGGGGGCGGACGGGGGGGCGGCGGACGGGGCGTCCGCGGGGGGCCCCCTCCCTGGCGCCTGA
- the serS gene encoding serine--tRNA ligase has product MLDLRLIRQDPSAVRAALARRGADAETGPAVERVLALDAERRALIAEGDEKKARRNAVSQEVAERKRRGGGADDLIAEMRGVNERIREIDARLREVEGEIERILLRLPNLPDPSLPDGGEEANAVVRAWGEPRRFDFAPRPHWELGAALGMLDLPVGAKVAGSGFPVYRGLGARLQRALVNFMLDLHTREHGYTEVEPPFVVTRDSMQGTGQYPKFVEDGDAYFVEEDGLYLIPTAEVPVTNFHRDEILDGERLPIAYAAYSPCFRREAGAAGKDTRGLLRVHQFDKVEMVRFERPEDSEAALERLTAHAERVLQLLELPYRVIVLAAGDVGFSASKTYDLEVWAPGVEKWLEVSSASNCRDFQARRAQIRHRPQPGAKPEPVHTLNASGVALPRTVAALLENHQQADGSVRVPAALVPYLCTDRIAAP; this is encoded by the coding sequence ATGCTGGACCTGCGCCTGATCCGCCAGGACCCGTCGGCGGTCCGCGCCGCGCTGGCCCGCCGCGGCGCCGACGCCGAGACCGGCCCCGCCGTGGAGCGCGTGCTGGCGCTCGACGCGGAGCGGCGCGCGCTGATCGCCGAGGGCGACGAGAAGAAGGCCCGCCGCAACGCCGTCTCCCAGGAGGTGGCCGAGCGCAAGCGCCGCGGCGGGGGGGCCGACGACCTGATCGCCGAGATGCGCGGGGTGAACGAGCGCATCCGGGAGATCGACGCGCGGCTCCGCGAGGTGGAGGGGGAGATCGAGCGGATCCTGCTCCGGCTCCCCAACCTCCCCGACCCCTCGCTCCCGGACGGCGGCGAGGAGGCGAACGCCGTGGTGCGCGCCTGGGGCGAGCCGCGCCGCTTCGACTTCGCGCCGAGGCCGCACTGGGAGCTGGGCGCGGCGCTGGGGATGCTGGACCTGCCAGTCGGGGCCAAGGTGGCGGGGAGCGGCTTCCCGGTCTACAGGGGGCTGGGCGCGCGGCTGCAGCGGGCGCTCGTCAACTTCATGCTGGACCTGCACACGCGCGAGCACGGCTACACCGAGGTGGAGCCGCCCTTCGTGGTCACGCGCGACTCGATGCAGGGGACCGGGCAGTACCCCAAGTTCGTGGAGGACGGCGACGCCTACTTCGTGGAGGAGGACGGGCTGTACCTGATCCCCACGGCGGAGGTGCCGGTCACCAACTTCCACCGCGACGAGATTCTGGACGGCGAGCGGCTCCCGATCGCCTACGCGGCGTACTCGCCGTGCTTCCGGCGCGAGGCGGGGGCGGCGGGGAAGGACACGCGCGGGCTGCTCCGGGTGCACCAGTTCGACAAGGTGGAGATGGTGCGCTTCGAGCGGCCGGAGGACTCGGAAGCCGCGCTGGAGCGGCTCACGGCCCACGCCGAGCGCGTGCTGCAGCTGCTGGAGCTGCCGTACCGGGTGATCGTGCTGGCGGCGGGCGACGTGGGGTTCTCGGCGAGCAAGACGTACGACCTGGAGGTGTGGGCGCCGGGGGTGGAGAAGTGGCTGGAGGTCTCCAGCGCCAGCAACTGCCGCGACTTCCAGGCGCGCCGCGCCCAGATCCGCCACCGGCCGCAGCCGGGGGCGAAGCCCGAGCCGGTGCACACGCTGAACGCCTCGGGGGTGGCGCTGCCGCGCACGGTGGCGGCCCTGCTGGAGAACCACCAGCAGGCGGACGGCTCGGTGCGCGTGCCGGCGGCGCTCGTGCCGTACCTGTGCACCGACCGCATCGCCGCCCCCTGA
- a CDS encoding roadblock/LC7 domain-containing protein: protein MSQLDAALDAVRAHPGVEHVLVLGRDGLLIQHAGDGALDAETVSAMVPGLAAAASALGAAGGVGSAETVVVRLERGVAVVTVLSEDVLLAVLLVAGVGFAPLLRELSARRGALAALV, encoded by the coding sequence ATGTCCCAGCTCGACGCCGCGCTCGACGCGGTGCGCGCCCACCCGGGAGTGGAGCACGTCCTGGTGCTGGGGCGCGACGGCCTGCTCATCCAGCACGCGGGCGACGGCGCCCTCGACGCCGAGACCGTCTCGGCCATGGTGCCGGGGCTCGCCGCGGCCGCCTCCGCGCTGGGCGCGGCCGGGGGCGTCGGGAGCGCGGAGACGGTGGTGGTGCGGCTGGAGCGCGGCGTGGCCGTGGTCACGGTGCTGAGCGAGGACGTGCTCCTGGCCGTGCTGCTGGTCGCCGGCGTGGGCTTCGCGCCGCTCCTGCGCGAGCTCTCCGCGCGCCGCGGCGCGCTGGCCGCGCTGGTCTAG
- a CDS encoding response regulator, whose translation MSDAAGTPVRRVLVADDEPHIGHIIRLKLEQGPYQVVLVSDGREALEHLRGGEPIDLVLLDIMMPHASGLEVLAEARQLAHRRDTPVIILTAKGQAADRKQALELGAVDFFTKPFSPKKLLARVDELFGAPAPDAGA comes from the coding sequence ATGAGCGACGCCGCCGGGACCCCCGTGCGCCGCGTGCTGGTGGCCGACGACGAGCCGCACATCGGCCACATCATCCGGCTCAAGCTGGAGCAGGGCCCCTACCAGGTGGTGCTGGTCTCCGACGGGCGCGAGGCGCTGGAGCACCTGCGCGGAGGCGAGCCGATCGACCTGGTGCTGCTCGACATCATGATGCCGCACGCGTCGGGGCTCGAGGTGCTGGCCGAGGCCAGGCAGCTCGCCCACCGCCGCGACACGCCCGTCATCATCCTCACCGCCAAGGGGCAGGCCGCCGACCGCAAGCAGGCGCTGGAGCTGGGCGCCGTCGACTTCTTCACCAAGCCGTTCAGCCCCAAGAAGCTCCTGGCGCGCGTCGACGAGCTGTTCGGCGCGCCGGCGCCGGACGCCGGCGCCTAG
- a CDS encoding sugar phosphate nucleotidyltransferase, with the protein MSDARTPPAPASVPRLWTVILAGGVGSRFWPASTPARPKQLLPLASAQPLIRDTVDRITPLVPPERLRILTGAHLADPILAALPELGPGNLLLEPSARGTAPVLAWAAAEIERRDPDAVMVSLHADHVIHPPEAFRALVARAAELADGHRRLFTIGAVPDRPETGYGYVRLGRPLPPAEGVAPEGEPGFEVAEFVEKPDRERAEGYLASGGYLWNTGLFVWRVSDLLDEMERVSPELAELVPVVRAGGTEEFFARAPTIAVDHAVLERSRRVGVVRATFAWDDVGAWDALARTRARLPPDNCVVGEGYAVDSRGTTIYADAGPVVAFGVDDLVIVRTSAVTFVVRRDRTPDLKRLLAELPEELRNL; encoded by the coding sequence TTGAGCGACGCACGTACCCCGCCCGCCCCGGCTTCGGTCCCCCGCCTGTGGACGGTGATCCTGGCCGGCGGCGTGGGCTCGCGCTTCTGGCCCGCCAGCACCCCGGCGCGCCCCAAGCAGCTCCTCCCGCTCGCCTCCGCGCAGCCGCTCATCCGCGACACCGTCGACCGCATCACCCCGCTCGTCCCCCCGGAGCGGCTGCGCATCCTCACCGGCGCTCACCTGGCCGACCCGATCCTCGCCGCGCTCCCCGAGCTGGGCCCCGGCAACCTGCTGCTGGAGCCGAGCGCCAGGGGCACCGCCCCCGTGCTGGCCTGGGCGGCGGCCGAGATCGAGCGGCGCGACCCAGACGCGGTGATGGTCTCGCTGCACGCCGACCACGTCATCCACCCCCCCGAGGCGTTCCGCGCCCTGGTCGCGCGCGCCGCCGAGCTGGCGGACGGCCACCGGCGGCTCTTCACCATCGGCGCGGTCCCCGACCGGCCCGAGACCGGCTACGGCTACGTGCGCCTCGGCCGTCCGCTCCCGCCGGCCGAAGGGGTGGCGCCGGAGGGCGAGCCGGGGTTCGAGGTGGCCGAGTTCGTGGAGAAGCCCGATCGAGAGAGGGCGGAAGGGTATCTCGCCTCCGGCGGCTACCTGTGGAACACCGGCCTCTTCGTCTGGCGCGTCTCCGACCTGCTGGACGAGATGGAGCGCGTGAGCCCCGAGCTGGCCGAGCTGGTCCCGGTGGTCCGCGCGGGGGGCACGGAGGAGTTCTTCGCGCGCGCGCCCACCATCGCCGTCGACCACGCCGTGCTGGAGCGCTCGCGGCGGGTGGGCGTGGTGCGCGCCACCTTCGCCTGGGACGACGTGGGCGCCTGGGACGCGCTGGCCCGCACCCGCGCGCGGCTCCCCCCCGACAACTGCGTGGTCGGCGAGGGATACGCCGTCGACTCGCGGGGGACCACCATCTACGCCGACGCCGGCCCGGTGGTCGCCTTCGGCGTCGACGACCTGGTGATCGTGCGCACCTCCGCCGTCACCTTCGTCGTCCGCCGCGACCGCACGCCCGACCTCAAGCGGCTGTTGGCGGAGCTGCCGGAGGAGCTGAGGAATCTCTGA
- a CDS encoding putative sugar nucleotidyl transferase has translation MPDLQIVLFDDAVSRKWEPFALTRPGGELLFGALTLRARTERVFGGRAVAHLAEDHLQGFEEEGAPPVRRFADAPADGDRLFVSARAVFAWGSRGLLERHRGAGPVLIGGEVVGWLAPGGTPAPSPDFFREPGRLAERKGGVSFYGRALGPVWELMSGNAEQVAADVAALCAGAARPELPPGVHRFGDHPLVLGEGVRIEPGVVFDLRAGPVWLDDRVEVKAFTRMAGPAYVGRKTIVLGGSLEAFTIGPVCRIRGEFAESVCLGWVNKAHDGHIGHAYLGAWVNLGAGTTNSDLKNNYGSVRLWTPDGETGTGMVKVGCFLGDHVKTGIGLLLNTGTVVGAGSNLYGAAMPPRYVPPFSWGTGEDLAAYRVDKFLEVAGRAMSRRDVTLTGGMRRQLEAAWTRGRAAG, from the coding sequence ATGCCCGACCTCCAGATCGTCCTCTTCGACGACGCCGTCTCCCGCAAGTGGGAGCCGTTTGCGCTCACCCGCCCCGGCGGCGAGCTGCTGTTCGGGGCGCTGACGCTGCGCGCGCGGACCGAGCGCGTCTTCGGCGGCCGGGCGGTGGCGCACCTGGCGGAAGACCACCTGCAGGGCTTCGAGGAAGAGGGCGCCCCGCCGGTGCGGCGCTTCGCCGACGCGCCCGCGGACGGCGACCGGCTCTTCGTCTCCGCCCGCGCCGTCTTCGCCTGGGGGAGCCGCGGGCTGCTGGAGAGGCACCGGGGCGCGGGGCCGGTCCTGATCGGCGGCGAGGTGGTCGGCTGGCTCGCGCCCGGGGGGACGCCCGCGCCCTCGCCCGACTTCTTCCGCGAGCCCGGCCGGCTGGCCGAGCGCAAGGGCGGCGTCTCCTTCTACGGCCGCGCGCTGGGCCCCGTCTGGGAGCTGATGTCCGGCAACGCGGAGCAGGTCGCCGCGGACGTCGCCGCCCTCTGCGCCGGCGCCGCGCGGCCCGAGCTCCCCCCGGGCGTCCACCGCTTCGGCGACCACCCGCTCGTCCTGGGCGAGGGGGTGCGGATCGAGCCCGGCGTCGTCTTCGACCTGCGCGCGGGGCCCGTCTGGCTGGACGATCGTGTGGAGGTGAAGGCGTTCACCCGGATGGCCGGGCCGGCGTACGTGGGGCGGAAGACGATCGTGCTGGGAGGCTCGCTGGAGGCGTTCACCATCGGCCCCGTGTGCCGCATCCGCGGCGAGTTCGCCGAGAGCGTCTGCCTGGGGTGGGTGAACAAGGCGCACGACGGGCACATCGGCCACGCCTACCTGGGCGCCTGGGTGAACCTGGGCGCCGGGACCACCAACAGCGACCTCAAGAACAACTACGGCAGCGTCCGCCTCTGGACCCCCGACGGCGAGACCGGCACCGGCATGGTCAAGGTCGGCTGCTTCCTGGGCGACCACGTGAAGACCGGGATCGGGCTGCTGCTCAACACCGGCACCGTGGTCGGCGCGGGGAGCAACCTCTACGGCGCCGCCATGCCGCCCAGGTACGTCCCCCCCTTCAGCTGGGGCACCGGCGAAGACCTCGCCGCCTACCGCGTCGACAAGTTCCTGGAGGTCGCCGGGCGCGCCATGTCGCGGCGCGACGTCACGCTCACCGGCGGGATGCGCCGGCAGCTCGAGGCGGCGTGGACGCGGGGGCGCGCGGCGGGTTAG
- a CDS encoding MBL fold metallo-hydrolase produces the protein MRVTILGSGSRGNAVLVEGGGVRLLVDAGFSGRDLERRLAEAEVDPASLAALLVTHDHSDHTRGMGVAARRWKVPLHLTDRTRRVCRELLDGSEDVRPYTSAEPVEVGGLTVTPFLTVHDAADPVAVTVTERETGEKLGIATDLGRATAPVRHALQRCHLLVLESNHDELMLRESHYPWSVKARIGGSHGHLSNRAAAELARELHHEELCAVVLAHLSENANAPVLAYDVVGEALERLRYAGTLAVAPQERPLEPVDVTRLRQLRLPAQMTLF, from the coding sequence TTGCGGGTCACCATCCTGGGCAGCGGCAGCCGCGGCAACGCCGTCCTCGTCGAGGGCGGCGGCGTGCGGCTGCTGGTGGACGCCGGCTTCAGCGGGCGCGACCTGGAGCGCCGCCTGGCCGAGGCCGAGGTCGACCCCGCCTCGCTCGCCGCGCTCCTCGTCACCCACGACCACAGCGACCACACGCGCGGGATGGGCGTGGCCGCGCGCCGCTGGAAGGTCCCCCTCCACCTCACCGACCGCACGCGCCGCGTCTGCCGCGAGCTGCTGGACGGCAGCGAAGACGTGCGCCCCTACACCAGCGCCGAGCCGGTGGAGGTGGGCGGGCTCACGGTGACGCCGTTCCTCACCGTGCACGACGCCGCCGACCCCGTGGCCGTGACGGTGACCGAGCGGGAGACGGGCGAGAAGCTGGGGATCGCCACCGACCTGGGGCGCGCCACCGCCCCCGTGCGCCACGCCCTCCAGCGCTGCCACCTGCTGGTGCTGGAGAGCAACCACGACGAGCTGATGCTGCGCGAGAGCCACTACCCGTGGTCGGTGAAGGCGCGCATCGGGGGCAGCCACGGCCACCTCTCCAACCGCGCCGCCGCCGAGCTGGCCCGCGAGCTCCACCACGAGGAGCTCTGCGCCGTGGTCCTGGCGCACCTGAGCGAGAACGCCAACGCCCCCGTGCTCGCGTACGACGTGGTCGGCGAGGCGCTCGAGCGCCTGCGCTACGCCGGCACCCTCGCCGTCGCCCCCCAGGAGCGCCCCCTGGAGCCCGTCGACGTCACCCGCCTCCGCCAGCTCCGCCTCCCCGCGCAGATGACGCTGTTCTGA
- a CDS encoding DUF6069 family protein, translated as MSATNVLRETAADHGSIWKAGLAAAVLAIAANVALYAAAVSLEVFPTLTLAPDAWGMGLGPVILVSTLGALGGTLVYAAVRRRVEQPIRAFLAIAAVVLVISFGGPLMIPGLTAAMIGVLEVMHVVVAVCTVGSIWRWETAARP; from the coding sequence ATGAGCGCGACGAACGTCCTGCGGGAGACCGCGGCGGACCACGGCTCCATCTGGAAGGCGGGCCTGGCGGCGGCGGTGCTGGCCATCGCCGCGAACGTGGCCCTCTACGCGGCGGCGGTGTCGCTGGAGGTCTTCCCCACCCTGACGCTCGCGCCGGACGCGTGGGGGATGGGCCTGGGGCCGGTGATCCTGGTCTCCACCCTGGGCGCGCTGGGCGGCACCCTCGTCTACGCCGCCGTCCGCCGCCGCGTCGAGCAGCCGATCCGCGCCTTCCTGGCCATCGCCGCGGTGGTGCTGGTGATCTCCTTCGGCGGCCCGTTGATGATCCCCGGCCTCACGGCGGCGATGATCGGCGTGCTGGAGGTGATGCACGTGGTGGTCGCCGTCTGCACCGTCGGCTCGATCTGGCGCTGGGAGACCGCGGCGCGGCCGTGA
- a CDS encoding TraR/DksA C4-type zinc finger protein, translating to MDRTQLETIERLLLRERDKTLRSLGRFQEQSKLTRESADNDLSSYSFHMADQGTDAMEREKTFLFASKEGRYLYRVEEALRRLYNDPEEFGKCHSCHREIPFARLEALPHARYCLDCKLREEAEAA from the coding sequence ATGGATCGGACCCAGCTCGAGACCATCGAGCGTCTGCTCCTGCGGGAGCGCGACAAGACCCTGCGGTCGCTCGGACGGTTCCAGGAGCAGTCGAAGCTCACGCGCGAGTCCGCCGACAACGACCTCTCCAGCTACTCGTTCCACATGGCGGACCAGGGCACCGACGCCATGGAGCGCGAGAAGACCTTCCTCTTCGCCAGCAAGGAGGGGCGCTACCTCTACCGCGTGGAAGAGGCGCTGCGCAGGCTGTACAACGATCCCGAGGAGTTCGGGAAGTGCCACTCGTGCCACCGGGAGATCCCCTTCGCGCGGCTGGAGGCGCTCCCGCACGCTCGCTACTGCCTGGACTGCAAGCTCCGCGAAGAGGCCGAGGCGGCCTGA
- the rseP gene encoding RIP metalloprotease RseP, which translates to MIFIFSLLVVLSILITVHELGHLLAAKAVGIAVPRFSLGFGKRLWGFRWGETDFVVSAIPLGGYVKMAGMEDDEAAEVLEGGGPAEEVDPERTFDAKPIWARALVISAGVIMNLLFAVLTFAVLALGWGEPVVPSTVGGVAPGAPADVVAVGARIPTGARVTAVGAKPVSEWRELTAALAAAPAGPLELRLANGPPVVLPMPADAEKRMQLAASLTQPIPPVIDQVEAGSPAERAGLEKGDRVVEAGGTPVQDWTQLVATIQKSPGRPLPLVVERGGRRVPLTVAVERVERRDADRKKVEVGRIGAGYRAVEVERRRVGLGEAVGIGVRETAATTRFILVTLKQLVTGELSARNMGGLLTIGEASGESARAGLESFLAFLALFSVNLAVLNLLPIPILDGGHLMFLAVEALRGRPLSIETRIRLSQLGLVIVVGLMLWANGNDVVRLLERYFG; encoded by the coding sequence GTGATCTTCATATTCTCGCTGCTGGTCGTCCTCTCGATCCTGATCACGGTCCACGAGCTGGGGCACCTGCTGGCGGCCAAGGCGGTGGGGATCGCGGTGCCGCGCTTCTCGCTGGGCTTCGGCAAGCGGCTGTGGGGCTTCCGCTGGGGCGAGACGGACTTCGTGGTCTCGGCCATCCCGCTGGGCGGCTACGTGAAGATGGCGGGGATGGAGGACGACGAGGCCGCCGAGGTGCTGGAGGGGGGCGGCCCCGCCGAGGAGGTGGACCCGGAGCGGACCTTCGACGCCAAGCCGATCTGGGCGCGCGCGCTGGTGATCTCGGCGGGGGTGATCATGAACCTCCTCTTCGCCGTGCTCACCTTCGCGGTGCTCGCGCTCGGCTGGGGCGAGCCGGTGGTGCCCAGCACGGTGGGCGGGGTGGCCCCCGGCGCGCCGGCCGACGTGGTGGCCGTGGGCGCGCGCATCCCCACGGGCGCGCGGGTGACGGCCGTGGGCGCCAAGCCGGTGTCGGAGTGGCGCGAGCTGACGGCCGCGCTGGCCGCCGCCCCGGCCGGGCCCCTGGAGCTCCGGCTGGCGAACGGCCCGCCGGTGGTGCTCCCGATGCCTGCCGACGCGGAGAAGCGCATGCAGCTGGCGGCCTCGCTCACCCAGCCGATCCCGCCGGTGATCGACCAGGTGGAGGCCGGCTCGCCCGCCGAGCGCGCGGGGCTCGAGAAGGGCGACCGCGTGGTGGAGGCGGGGGGGACGCCGGTGCAGGACTGGACGCAGCTGGTGGCGACGATCCAGAAGAGCCCCGGGCGGCCGTTGCCGCTGGTGGTGGAGCGCGGCGGCCGGCGCGTGCCCCTCACCGTGGCGGTGGAGCGGGTGGAGAGGCGCGACGCCGACCGGAAGAAGGTGGAGGTGGGGCGCATCGGGGCGGGGTACCGGGCGGTGGAGGTGGAGCGGCGGCGGGTGGGGCTCGGCGAGGCGGTCGGGATCGGGGTCCGCGAGACGGCGGCCACCACGCGCTTCATCCTGGTCACGCTCAAGCAGCTGGTCACCGGCGAGCTGTCGGCGCGCAACATGGGCGGGCTGCTCACCATCGGCGAGGCGTCGGGCGAGAGCGCGCGGGCCGGGCTGGAGTCGTTCCTGGCCTTCCTGGCGCTCTTCTCGGTGAACCTGGCGGTGCTCAACCTGCTGCCGATCCCGATCCTGGACGGCGGGCACCTGATGTTCCTGGCCGTCGAGGCGCTGCGCGGCCGGCCGCTCTCGATCGAGACGCGCATCCGCCTCTCGCAGCTCGGCCTGGTGATCGTGGTGGGGCTGATGCTGTGGGCCAACGGCAACGACGTGGTGCGGCTGCTGGAGCGCTACTTCGGGTGA
- the dxr gene encoding 1-deoxy-D-xylulose-5-phosphate reductoisomerase yields MAILGATGSIGKSALRVLDQHPERFRAVALTANRSGDLLRSLAGRYRPSLAVVADGPVPAGTDGPTVWRTGREALLEAATHPEADVVLNALVGAAGLEPTLAALAAGKRVALANKESLVCGGPLVLAAARAGGGELVPVDSEHSAILQCLHGSAPEDVARLVLTASGGPFRGVPPERLEAVTPADALRHPTWDMGAKVTIDSATLANKALEVIEAHFLFGVPYAAIEAVVHPQSIIHSFVEMVDGSVLAQLGFPTMELPVLYALTHPERLPYAARRFDPVAAGPLTFEPVRRECFPAFGLGVEAGRVGGTAPAVFNAANEVAVAAFLAGRLPFPGIARAIQAALEAWPGGRASSLQEVLEADAWARRATETFVREALS; encoded by the coding sequence GTGGCGATCCTGGGCGCCACCGGCTCCATCGGCAAGAGCGCGCTCCGGGTGCTCGACCAGCACCCGGAGCGCTTCCGCGCAGTGGCGCTGACGGCGAATCGCAGCGGCGACCTGCTGCGTAGTCTCGCCGGGCGCTACCGGCCCTCGCTCGCCGTGGTCGCCGACGGGCCGGTCCCCGCGGGGACGGACGGGCCGACCGTCTGGCGGACCGGGCGCGAGGCGCTGCTGGAGGCGGCCACCCACCCCGAGGCCGACGTGGTGCTGAACGCGCTGGTGGGCGCGGCGGGGCTGGAGCCCACGCTGGCGGCGCTCGCGGCGGGGAAGCGCGTGGCGCTGGCCAACAAGGAGTCGCTGGTGTGCGGCGGGCCGCTGGTGCTCGCGGCCGCGCGGGCGGGCGGGGGCGAGCTGGTGCCGGTGGACAGCGAGCACAGCGCCATCCTGCAGTGCCTGCACGGCTCGGCGCCGGAAGACGTCGCCCGCCTGGTGCTGACGGCGTCGGGCGGGCCGTTCCGGGGGGTGCCGCCCGAGCGGCTGGAGGCGGTGACGCCGGCGGACGCGCTCCGGCACCCGACGTGGGACATGGGGGCCAAGGTCACCATCGACTCGGCCACCCTGGCCAACAAGGCGCTGGAGGTGATCGAGGCGCACTTCCTCTTCGGGGTGCCCTACGCGGCGATCGAGGCGGTGGTGCACCCGCAGTCGATCATCCACTCGTTCGTCGAGATGGTGGACGGCTCGGTGCTGGCGCAGCTGGGATTTCCCACCATGGAGCTGCCGGTGCTCTACGCGCTCACCCACCCGGAGCGGCTCCCGTACGCCGCCCGGCGCTTCGACCCGGTGGCGGCGGGTCCGCTCACCTTCGAGCCGGTGCGCCGCGAGTGCTTCCCGGCGTTCGGGCTGGGGGTGGAGGCGGGGCGCGTCGGGGGCACGGCGCCGGCGGTGTTCAACGCCGCCAACGAGGTGGCGGTGGCGGCGTTCCTGGCCGGGCGCCTGCCGTTCCCGGGGATCGCCCGCGCCATCCAGGCCGCGCTCGAGGCGTGGCCGGGCGGGCGGGCATCCTCGCTGCAGGAGGTGCTGGAGGCCGACGCCTGGGCGCGCCGGGCCACGGAAACGTTCGTACGGGAGGCGCTCTCGTGA